In Leptospira langatensis, a genomic segment contains:
- the aroE gene encoding shikimate dehydrogenase: protein MKIFRDSSKYFGIVGQPLSHTLSPILHTSWYEDLNLDCGYLVFPVDTLEKKELSTLSKYGVRGLSVTIPHKETAFQIADQTDEISQAVKASNTLVLENGSISAYNTDGKGAVRAVLEEYPESLKGKVLLLGSGGSARGISFSLLKEGEVKDLTVAARNSGASKELLELLTKVTSSQLRSKSLEEVQKDFSEYSLIIHTTPLGMKGKEPGPVIPETCFREGQVVFDIVYNPLETPLVLGAKKKGAKIVPGTEMLLYQAVEQFKLFTGVSLKPELIQKGRERLLKSLGYA, encoded by the coding sequence TTGAAAATCTTTCGAGACAGTTCAAAATACTTTGGGATCGTGGGACAACCGCTCTCACATACATTGTCCCCCATTCTACATACGTCCTGGTACGAAGATCTAAACTTAGATTGCGGATACTTGGTTTTTCCAGTCGACACATTGGAAAAAAAGGAACTTTCCACCTTAAGCAAATATGGAGTCAGAGGGCTCTCTGTCACCATTCCTCATAAAGAAACTGCATTTCAGATCGCAGATCAAACGGACGAGATCTCCCAAGCAGTCAAGGCCAGCAATACATTGGTCTTGGAAAACGGATCGATTAGCGCGTATAATACGGACGGAAAAGGCGCAGTCCGAGCCGTCTTAGAAGAATATCCCGAGTCCTTAAAAGGAAAAGTCCTTCTCTTAGGAAGCGGAGGAAGTGCTCGAGGGATTTCCTTCTCCTTATTGAAAGAAGGAGAAGTGAAGGATCTCACCGTTGCCGCAAGAAACTCCGGTGCTTCGAAAGAATTATTGGAATTATTGACCAAGGTTACTTCTTCCCAACTCAGGTCCAAAAGCTTAGAAGAAGTGCAGAAGGATTTTTCGGAGTATTCTCTCATCATCCACACTACCCCACTCGGAATGAAGGGAAAAGAACCGGGACCTGTTATTCCGGAAACCTGTTTTAGAGAGGGTCAGGTTGTATTCGATATAGTCTATAATCCTTTGGAGACTCCCTTGGTCTTAGGTGCTAAGAAGAAGGGAGCGAAAATCGTCCCAGGAACCGAGATGCTACTCTACCAGGCAGTGGAACAATTCAAGTTATTCACGGGAGTTTCCCTCAAGCCAGAGCTGATCCAAAAGGGAAGAGAGAGACTCCTGAAGAGCCTGGGATACGCCTGA
- a CDS encoding glutamate ligase domain-containing protein: MQFPDFLEFGSSLTNLEKTRNFNVFGNYSLEPFRELLDSHDWRERKKPRLRISVVGTNGKGSISHFLAYRFSKLGYSTGLYTSPHLLDPKERIRLGQKFDPVTDADLKEVSEILFSQSTKEELSFLSWFEWFTLGAFVLFEQKDISVQVYEAGLGGRLDATKLCEPDILVVCAIGEDHKAVLGNTKDLILKEKLGILSERTKQVFSFHPGEDLLPILQGECERRKIPLRLFPSLPSGKPYLEHNRGFADLIVKEIYSGILEKDHSISRSLGFSQSDRPTFPAGLTGRGPDNGEIADLPQERTEIPDLPPGRLEIVSKSPMIVYDPAHNPDAIKVTLNSLESLFPQKGYSIIAGFLPDKEGEKMAEEILSFVKRWGTEARFVQGTGFLLPKGFESYGIQSEEISTLVKTLPGDGVLVLGSFRLYTLIKS; this comes from the coding sequence TTGCAATTTCCTGATTTCTTAGAATTCGGCTCCAGTCTGACCAATTTGGAGAAGACCCGAAATTTCAACGTATTCGGGAATTATAGCCTTGAGCCGTTCCGAGAGCTCTTGGACTCTCATGATTGGAGAGAACGGAAGAAACCCAGACTCCGAATCTCTGTCGTAGGCACGAACGGGAAGGGATCGATCTCCCATTTTCTAGCATATCGATTCAGTAAATTAGGATATTCTACAGGACTATATACTTCTCCCCATCTCTTGGATCCGAAAGAAAGGATCCGCCTCGGACAAAAATTCGATCCGGTAACCGACGCCGATCTGAAAGAAGTCTCCGAAATCTTATTCTCCCAAAGTACGAAAGAAGAACTCTCCTTTCTTTCTTGGTTTGAATGGTTTACCCTAGGCGCATTCGTGCTCTTTGAACAAAAAGACATCTCCGTCCAGGTCTACGAAGCGGGTCTAGGAGGAAGGTTAGACGCCACCAAACTCTGTGAACCGGATATCCTGGTCGTTTGCGCCATAGGAGAAGATCACAAGGCAGTCTTAGGCAACACAAAGGATCTGATCCTAAAAGAAAAACTAGGCATCTTATCTGAAAGGACCAAGCAAGTATTCTCCTTTCATCCGGGAGAGGACCTACTTCCTATCCTACAAGGAGAATGCGAAAGAAGAAAGATCCCTTTGCGTCTATTCCCTTCTCTTCCGTCCGGAAAACCATATTTAGAGCACAATAGGGGATTTGCGGATCTTATCGTAAAAGAGATCTATTCAGGAATATTAGAAAAAGATCATTCAATTTCCAGATCCCTGGGCTTTTCACAATCGGATAGACCTACCTTTCCTGCGGGTCTCACAGGCCGAGGTCCCGACAATGGAGAGATAGCGGATCTACCGCAGGAGAGAACCGAGATCCCGGATCTGCCTCCGGGACGTCTAGAGATCGTATCCAAGTCCCCAATGATCGTTTACGATCCTGCTCATAATCCGGATGCGATCAAAGTCACCTTGAACTCGCTCGAATCCCTCTTCCCGCAAAAAGGATATTCTATCATCGCAGGATTCCTCCCCGACAAAGAAGGGGAAAAAATGGCCGAAGAAATTCTTTCTTTCGTAAAGAGATGGGGAACGGAGGCTCGATTTGTACAAGGAACAGGCTTCTTACTTCCGAAAGGATTTGAATCCTATGGAATCCAATCGGAAGAGATCTCAACCTTGGTAAAAACTCTTCCAGGCGACGGAGTACTTGTATTAGGAAGTTTTAGACTCTACACTCTTATCAAATCATAA